The following proteins are encoded in a genomic region of Sparus aurata chromosome 11, fSpaAur1.1, whole genome shotgun sequence:
- the glulb gene encoding glutamine synthetase → MATSASSQLNKAVKQQYMSLPQGDKVQAMYIWIDGSGEGLRCKTRTLDSEPKTIEDLPEWNFDGSSTYQSEGSNSDMFLIPAAMFRDPFRKDPNKLVLCEVLKYNRKPAETNLRRTCKQIMSMVENNHPWFGMEQEYTILGTDGHPFGWPSNGFPGPQGPYYCGVGADKAYGRDIVEAHYKACLYAGVDICGTNAEVMPAQWEFQIGPCEGINMGDHLWVARFILHRVCEDFGVVASFDPKPIPGNWNGAGCHTNFSTKEMRDDGGLKVIEDSIERLAKRHQYHIRAYDPKGGLDNARRLTGRHETSSIDEFSAGVANRGASIRIPRAVGQDKKGYFEDRRPSANCDPYIVTEALVRTCLLKEEGEEPTDYSK, encoded by the exons ATGGCCACCTCAGCCAGTTCTCAACTGAACAAAGCTGTCAAGCAGCAGTACATGAGCCTCCCTCAGGGGGACAAGGTCCAGGCCATGTACATCTGGATCGATGGTTCTGGAGAGGGACTTCGCTGCAAGACCAGAACTCTGGACTCTGAGCCCAAGACGATTGAGG ATCTTCCCGAGTGGAACTTCGACGGGTCCAGTACGTACCAGTCGGAGGGCTCCAACAGCGACATGTTCCTGATCCCCGCAGCCATGTTCAGGGACCCGTTCAGGAAAGACCCCAACAAGCTGGTGCTCTGCGAGGTGCTCAAGTACAACCGCAAGCCAGCAG AGACCAACCTGCGGCGCACCTGTAAGCAGATCATGAGCATGGTGGAGAACAACCACCCGTGGTTCGGGATGGAGCAGGAGTACACTATCCTGGGGACGGACGGACATCCCTTCGGCTGGCCCTCCAACGGCTTCCCGGGTCCACAAG GGCCGTATTACTGCGGAGTGGGAGCAGACAAGGCGTACGGCCGAGACATAGTGGAGGCGCACTACAAAGCCTGTCTCTACGCTGGAGTTGACATCTGTGGCACCAACGCGGAAGTCATGCCAGCTCAG TGGGAGTTCCAGATCGGGCCCTGCGAAGGCATCAACATGGGAGACCATCTGTGGGTCGCTCGCTTCATCCTTCACAGAGTGTGTGAAGACTTCGGCGTGGTCGCGTCCTTCGACCCCAAACCAATCCCAGGGAACTGGAACGGCGCCGGCTGCCACACCAACTTCAGCACAAAGGAGATGAGAGACGACGGCGGACTGAA GGTCATTGAGGACTCCATCGAGAGGCTAGCGAAGAGACACCAGTACCACATCCGCGCCTACGATCCCAAAGGCGGGCTGGACAACGCCAGGCGCCTCACCGGGCGTCACGAAACCTCAAGCATCGACGAGTTCTCGGCCGGCGTGGCCAACCGCGGCGCCAGCATCCGCATCCCTCGCGCTGTGGGGCAGGACAAGAAGGGCTACTTCGAGGACCGCCGTCCGTCCGCCAACTGCGACCCGTACATCGTCACGgaggctctggtgcgcacgtgtttactgaaagaagaaggagaggagccCACAGATTACAGCAAATGA
- the znf648 gene encoding zinc finger protein 648 isoform X1, giving the protein MCKVHAHEKNIPKILWSFQGSIRNSLNSLRLMQMILCLDAQVTMADETSPGTSDRQVVEKRSEGKHQERRCTTPSPPDGHILISTRKTAADSSLGSVCVGVNSLPESSDTGILYLNPQVPKWCLVEKFSELSPGDETPLHDDEECRGPELLQCPKYSESSKINGSKDAAQKKERKCSKYLKSHKVKSDPPVKQRASKLKELNVEDYNLGGGGKKTKKKAANSRPVKKSLKKHEEDKIARLLVAMKKRDGVDTEQRPFKCTRCHWAFKKFCNLQSHLQTHTGLKPHVCDICGKAYSHQGTLQQHKRLHTGERPYHCPFCVKTYIWSSDYRKHIRTHTGEKPYVCDTCGKDFIRSSDLRKHERNIHTNDKPFPCAQCGKTFNKPLSLKRHERKHLGERPFCCPDCGKAFALESRMAEHQKIHTGVRPFVCSVCAKCFTKSSNLAEHEAIHSGERPHKCAECGVAFAMVSRLVRHQYIHNKEKPHSCTGCSKNFSHLSALQLHQEQNCAGRIFVCAECDKSFLCAAKLTQHMLNHRDNV; this is encoded by the exons ATGTGCAAGGTGCATGCTCATGAGAAGAATATACCCAAGATATTGTG GTCTTTTCAAGGCAGCATCAGGAATTCCCTGAACAGCCTCAGACTCATGCAGATGATTTTATGCCTCGATGCACAAGTGACCATGGCTGATGAAACCTCCCCAGGGACGTCTGACAGACAAGTTGTTGAAAAGAGAAGTGAAGGGAAACATCAAGAAAGGCGTTGTACCACTCCTTCTCCCCCAGACGGACACATCTTAATCAGCACTCGTAAAACGGCGGCTGATTCTTCATTAGGCAgcgtttgtgtaggtgtgaaCTCACTTCCAGAGAGCAGCGACACTGGAATCCTTTATCTGAACCCCCAGGTACCGAAGTGGTGTCTTGTGGAGAAGTTTTCGGAGCTTTCACCGGGAGACGAAACGCCGCTTCACGATGACGAAGAGTGCCGCGGTCCGGAGTTGTTACAGTGCCCGAAATATTCTGAAAGCAGCAAAATAAATGGATCTAAAGATGCTGCgcaaaagaaggagagaaaatgcTCAAAATACCTCAAGAGCCATAAGGTCAAAAGTGATCCTCCAGTCAAACAGAGAGCATCGAAGCTCAAAGAGCTCAATGTTGAGGATTATAATCTAGGTGGAGGCGGGAAAAAGACCAAAAAGAAGGCCGCGAATAGTCGTCCTGTGAAGAAATCGCTTAAAAAGCACGAAGAAGACAAGATCGCTCGACTTTTGGTCGCGATGAAAAAACGCGACGGAGTCGACACGGAGCAGCGTCCCTTCAAGTGCACGCGCTGCCACTGGGCTTTCAAGAAGTTCTGCAACCTCCAGAGTCACTTACAGACACATACTGGCCTCAAGCCACATGTGTGTGATATATGTGGCAAGGCTTACTCCCACCAGGGAACGCTGCAGCAGCACAAGCGCCTACACACAGGTGAAAGACCATATCACTGCCCCTTCTGTGTCAAGACCTATATCTGGTCCTCAGATTACCGCAAGCATATCCGCACACACACTGGTGAAAAGCCCTACGTCTGTGACACGTGCGGCAAGGACTTCATCCGATCCTCTGACCTGAGAAAGCACGAGCGGAACATCCACACCAACGACAAGCCCTTCCCGTGCGCGCAATGTGGCAAGACCTTCAATAAACCCCTCTCCCTGAAGCGTCACGAGCGCAAGCACCTGGGAGAGAGGCCTTTCTGCTGCCCCGACTGCGGGAAGGCCTTCGCTCTGGAAAGTCGCATGGCGGAGCACCAGAAGATCCACACAGGGGTGCGTCCGTTCGTCTGCTCCGTGTGCGCcaagtgtttcacaaagtcaTCCAACCTGGCCGAGCACGAGGCCATTCACAGCGGGGAGCGGCCACACAAGTGCGCAGAGTGCGGCGTGGCGTTCGCCATGGTTTCCCGCCTCGTTCGTCACCAGTACATCCACAATAAAGAGAAACCCCACAGCTGCACGGGCTGCAGCAAGAACTTCAGCCACCTATCCGCACTGCAGCTTCACCAGGAGCAAAACTGCGCTGGGAGGATctttgtgtgtgcagagtgCGACAAGTCTTTCCTGTGTGCCGCAAAGCTCACGCAGCATATGCTGAACCACCGGGACAATGTCTGA
- the znf648 gene encoding zinc finger protein 501 isoform X2: MQMILCLDAQVTMADETSPGTSDRQVVEKRSEGKHQERRCTTPSPPDGHILISTRKTAADSSLGSVCVGVNSLPESSDTGILYLNPQVPKWCLVEKFSELSPGDETPLHDDEECRGPELLQCPKYSESSKINGSKDAAQKKERKCSKYLKSHKVKSDPPVKQRASKLKELNVEDYNLGGGGKKTKKKAANSRPVKKSLKKHEEDKIARLLVAMKKRDGVDTEQRPFKCTRCHWAFKKFCNLQSHLQTHTGLKPHVCDICGKAYSHQGTLQQHKRLHTGERPYHCPFCVKTYIWSSDYRKHIRTHTGEKPYVCDTCGKDFIRSSDLRKHERNIHTNDKPFPCAQCGKTFNKPLSLKRHERKHLGERPFCCPDCGKAFALESRMAEHQKIHTGVRPFVCSVCAKCFTKSSNLAEHEAIHSGERPHKCAECGVAFAMVSRLVRHQYIHNKEKPHSCTGCSKNFSHLSALQLHQEQNCAGRIFVCAECDKSFLCAAKLTQHMLNHRDNV, from the coding sequence ATGCAGATGATTTTATGCCTCGATGCACAAGTGACCATGGCTGATGAAACCTCCCCAGGGACGTCTGACAGACAAGTTGTTGAAAAGAGAAGTGAAGGGAAACATCAAGAAAGGCGTTGTACCACTCCTTCTCCCCCAGACGGACACATCTTAATCAGCACTCGTAAAACGGCGGCTGATTCTTCATTAGGCAgcgtttgtgtaggtgtgaaCTCACTTCCAGAGAGCAGCGACACTGGAATCCTTTATCTGAACCCCCAGGTACCGAAGTGGTGTCTTGTGGAGAAGTTTTCGGAGCTTTCACCGGGAGACGAAACGCCGCTTCACGATGACGAAGAGTGCCGCGGTCCGGAGTTGTTACAGTGCCCGAAATATTCTGAAAGCAGCAAAATAAATGGATCTAAAGATGCTGCgcaaaagaaggagagaaaatgcTCAAAATACCTCAAGAGCCATAAGGTCAAAAGTGATCCTCCAGTCAAACAGAGAGCATCGAAGCTCAAAGAGCTCAATGTTGAGGATTATAATCTAGGTGGAGGCGGGAAAAAGACCAAAAAGAAGGCCGCGAATAGTCGTCCTGTGAAGAAATCGCTTAAAAAGCACGAAGAAGACAAGATCGCTCGACTTTTGGTCGCGATGAAAAAACGCGACGGAGTCGACACGGAGCAGCGTCCCTTCAAGTGCACGCGCTGCCACTGGGCTTTCAAGAAGTTCTGCAACCTCCAGAGTCACTTACAGACACATACTGGCCTCAAGCCACATGTGTGTGATATATGTGGCAAGGCTTACTCCCACCAGGGAACGCTGCAGCAGCACAAGCGCCTACACACAGGTGAAAGACCATATCACTGCCCCTTCTGTGTCAAGACCTATATCTGGTCCTCAGATTACCGCAAGCATATCCGCACACACACTGGTGAAAAGCCCTACGTCTGTGACACGTGCGGCAAGGACTTCATCCGATCCTCTGACCTGAGAAAGCACGAGCGGAACATCCACACCAACGACAAGCCCTTCCCGTGCGCGCAATGTGGCAAGACCTTCAATAAACCCCTCTCCCTGAAGCGTCACGAGCGCAAGCACCTGGGAGAGAGGCCTTTCTGCTGCCCCGACTGCGGGAAGGCCTTCGCTCTGGAAAGTCGCATGGCGGAGCACCAGAAGATCCACACAGGGGTGCGTCCGTTCGTCTGCTCCGTGTGCGCcaagtgtttcacaaagtcaTCCAACCTGGCCGAGCACGAGGCCATTCACAGCGGGGAGCGGCCACACAAGTGCGCAGAGTGCGGCGTGGCGTTCGCCATGGTTTCCCGCCTCGTTCGTCACCAGTACATCCACAATAAAGAGAAACCCCACAGCTGCACGGGCTGCAGCAAGAACTTCAGCCACCTATCCGCACTGCAGCTTCACCAGGAGCAAAACTGCGCTGGGAGGATctttgtgtgtgcagagtgCGACAAGTCTTTCCTGTGTGCCGCAAAGCTCACGCAGCATATGCTGAACCACCGGGACAATGTCTGA